In the genome of Pyrobaculum islandicum DSM 4184, the window GCGTGGAGAAGGCTTGAGATACAGCCGGCCGTTTGCCTCAAGTCTCCCGGGGCACTCCACCTCGGCCTCTGCAACGTAGAGATAAGCGCCTTGGCTCATTTCAAGAGCCCTTCTATAGGCGATGTACAGTTGGACTGCGGCTATGTGAGTACAGGCACGGCGGCCGCAAGAACAGAACCACTTGCCCTCCGCCGCCGAGTACCACACTTGGTACTGGGGCTTCCAGTCTCCGAGCTCCGGCCTCCCCGCTACTATATACAAACCGCCCACCGCCTCAGCGACATCTCCCAACCGCCTCAACGCCCTTTTTACCCAAGATGCGTTCTTGCCGGGAAATCGCCTCCTGAGATATGAAATCGCCTTGTCAAAAGGGCTCCCAATGGGGAAAAAATACGTGCCGTTTTTAAATCTTGAGGGCGATCTGGCCGTTTAAAGCCTTCTCAAGACGCCGCTCTACGTCGTCCCAATTTACCACATTCCACCAGTTGTCTACGTAGCTACCGCGGTCGTTCTTGTACTGGAGGTAGTAGGCGTGCTCCCAGACGTCTAGCGCCAGGAGAACCTGGGCGCCTGCCGCGTGCATAAGGTTGTGCTTCTCCACCTGCAACACCAGGAGCTGCTCCTCCAGCGGCTCGTATACTAGGATGGCCCAGCCTACGCCCTCCACGTTTTTGGCGGCGAGGCTGAACTCCTCCTTGAACTTCTCAAAACTGCCGAAGAACTTGTTTATCAAGTCGGCAGTCCTCCCGCCGGGCTTGCCGCCGCCCTTGCCGGGGGGCGCCATGTTGGGCCAGAAGATGGAGTGTAGTATGTGGCCGTTGAGGTTGAAGGAGAGGTCTCTGAGCACCGCCCTTATGTCAATCTGGGCCTCGCCCCTCCTAAACTTCTCCAGCTTCTCGAGGGCGGCGTTTGCGCCGTTGACATAGCCCTGGTGGTGCTTCTGGTGGTGGAGCCTCATTATCTCCTCGGCGATGTACGGCTCCAGGGCGTTGTAGGCATAGGGCAGGTTCGGAAGCGTGTATTTCTTAACCGAAGCCATGACATCTACCCGTCTACACCATAAAAATATTTCTATCAAAAAAGAAATACGGCTTCAATACTCCTGCCGACGACGAGACACGCCTCCGCCGGCCCTGGCCTCTCCTACAGCTACCAAGAGTTTTACTCTCTCAGAGCCGGGAGTTCAAAAAACGGGCCAAAAGATTGATAAATAGAAACAGGCTGTTGTTTATGCACGTGGTGAGTAACCTCGGCGTTAACATATACAAGACGCGGGACTTCTACTCGACTTCTAACTACGAGCCGGCGGCGGCTCCTCGTGCTGTGTTGCAACCCGAGGTCAAGGTGGTGGACAACACGTTGATAATTAGGCGTTGGGAGGAGCCGCCTGCGGCGACTGTCGCCGGCCTCGCCGAGGTTGTAGTCTATCTAGACGGGGATGGGAGGATCTACAACGTGGAGATTGAGTTTCTGAAGTTCTACTCAGAGAAGGGGCGCGAGACGCTTCAAAGAGCCAGATGGTAGAGGCAGTCGAGGCCTCTATAGTGGAGTATAAGCCGGCCGTTGCGGTTTTTGAAACTCCGGAGTTTGGTAAAGTGACGGTGAGGCTTATACCAATTGTGGCAGAGATCCAGAGGGTGGGCGAGGGCTACAACGTCGGGCTTGTCCTGAAGACAGCGGTGGAGGCGGAGAGGAGGGTCTACGCAGGGCTCCTCTGTTCGCAAGAAATTCCCCTAAGGCCGGTGCCGCTTGAAGATAAGCAGATTGGACGTGTATTAGTCAGAGGCGAGGACGGGACTGTGCTGGAGGCGTATATAGAGGTCGACAGAGTTTTCGTGGGGGTGGGAGCCTCCGACAGATTAGGCAGACCCTGTGTAAACGTGGTATGGAGTTATGGGATCAGGATGCCGCCACGAGGTTGACATAGCACACATCGAAGGGAGGGGACATCACCGGCACCTCTGGGATTATCTATCTCAACGCCTCTTCCTAACGCCCGACTGCATTAGGAAGGTTCTTTCGGCGCTGTTGGGAGAAGAGGCGGCCCGTAAAGCGACCACGTTCGGCGAAAACGTTTACGGGGGGAGATACGTGATGTGCGTAGGCGTGGGGCGTTGGGTGGGGGTGAGGCTTGTGGTGGAGAAGACCGAGAGGTGTCTGAGGACCAGGACTGCGTATCCTGACCCCGGCTGCGAGCCAGCCTATAGGGTTGTGGTCAGCGACTTGTGTCGTGTTAATCTGCGTTGAGCCACTTCTCTACTGCTATGACGCCGGCGGTTAGAGTGGCGGCGGCGAAGGCGGCTGTGGCCAGGGCGGCTGTGGGGTTTGGGGGCGCTCCGTATACGAGGGCCTCGCGTCCGAGCTCGGTGAGGTAGGTGAGGGGGTTCACCTCGCTTATGGCCTTTAGCCAGTCTGGGAAAAACTGCTGTGGGAAGAGCGCTGTTGAGGTGAACATGAGGGGCATGGTGATGAAGTTGCTTATTACGCCGGGGGCGTGGACGTCTGTGGTGTTTACCGAGAGGGCTGTGAAGAGGGCGGCGAAGCCCATCCCGGCGGCGGCTAGGGCGGCGGCCCAGAGGGCTAGGGCGGCTGGGTTTATGTTGTACCTCACGCCGAAGGCGGCGCCGACCGCCAGTATGACGGGTATCGTGAGGAGGCCGCGGGTGGCGGCGCCTAGGGCCTTGGCGAGGAAGACGGCGGTTTTGGGGGTGGGGGTCACCAGGACCCTCTTTAGGTACCCCACCCTCTTGTCGAAGACTAGGCTCATGGAGGCGAACATGCCTGTGGTGAGCATGACTATGGAGGCCATGCCAGGTATCATATAGGCCAGGTAGTTCTCGACGCCGAAGTACTGGGCGAGGAAGCCCCGGGGGAGGCCCGCCAGGCTGTTGCCAAAGAAGACCACCCAAAGGATGGGCTGAGCCGCCACCATGAGCCACATGTATCTACTCCTGAGGAGACGGAGGACTTCTCTCTTGTATAGGGCGTAGAGCTGGGAGATCATCTCCTGGCCCGGCGGATCTTCATATATAGCTTTTTCACGTCTATGTGCTCCCCCTCGAAGGTGGCCCCCGTGAGGTTTATAAAAACCGTCTCGAGACTGGCCTTCCTCACCCGCACGGCTTTGACGGCGTCGACGGCCTTGACCACGTCGGCCAACACCTCCTCAGCCTTGGCCACTTTGACCACCACCCTGCCGTCTGCCGCAGTCGTCTCGCCAAAGCGGCTCAGTCTCGCGAGGTCCACAGGCCCCGACACCTCCAGCTCTATGACGTCTACGCCGTATTTCGCCTTGAGCTCGTCGGGCGCCCCCAGCGCCACTATCCTCCCCCGGTTGAGGATGGCCACTCTGCCGCAGAGAGACTCAGCCTCCTCCATGTAGTGCGTCGTGAGGAGGACAGTTACGCCGAACTCCCGGTTTATCTGCCTAACCACCTCCCAGAAGCCGAGGCGGGCCCCCACGTCTAGGCCGACGGTTGGCTCGTCCATAAAGAGAACCTCGGGGCCGTGGAGGAGGGCCATGGCAACCTCCAGCCTCTTCCGCATGCCCGTGGAGAACTTGCCCACGGGTCTCCCAGCCGCCTCGTATATCCCAAAGGCCTTCAACAGCTCCGCCGCCCTCTCCCTCCACCCCCTCACCCCCATGAGCCTAGCCTGCACCTCCAGATTCTCCCAGGCGGTGAGATCGTCGTCAAGGATAACCTCGGAAGATATCCAGCCAATCCTCTTCTTCGCCTCCAGCCCCTGCTCAACGACGTCGAAGCCCGCTACCCAAGCCCTACCC includes:
- a CDS encoding superoxide dismutase, which gives rise to MASVKKYTLPNLPYAYNALEPYIAEEIMRLHHQKHHQGYVNGANAALEKLEKFRRGEAQIDIRAVLRDLSFNLNGHILHSIFWPNMAPPGKGGGKPGGRTADLINKFFGSFEKFKEEFSLAAKNVEGVGWAILVYEPLEEQLLVLQVEKHNLMHAAGAQVLLALDVWEHAYYLQYKNDRGSYVDNWWNVVNWDDVERRLEKALNGQIALKI
- a CDS encoding ABC transporter permease; protein product: MISQLYALYKREVLRLLRSRYMWLMVAAQPILWVVFFGNSLAGLPRGFLAQYFGVENYLAYMIPGMASIVMLTTGMFASMSLVFDKRVGYLKRVLVTPTPKTAVFLAKALGAATRGLLTIPVILAVGAAFGVRYNINPAALALWAAALAAAGMGFAALFTALSVNTTDVHAPGVISNFITMPLMFTSTALFPQQFFPDWLKAISEVNPLTYLTELGREALVYGAPPNPTAALATAAFAAATLTAGVIAVEKWLNAD
- a CDS encoding ATP-binding cassette domain-containing protein, yielding MEAVRAEGLVKRYGDVVALDGVSFSVGRGEVFGLLGPNGAGKTTTIKILTGLTKPTAGRAWVAGFDVVEQGLEAKKRIGWISSEVILDDDLTAWENLEVQARLMGVRGWRERAAELLKAFGIYEAAGRPVGKFSTGMRKRLEVAMALLHGPEVLFMDEPTVGLDVGARLGFWEVVRQINREFGVTVLLTTHYMEEAESLCGRVAILNRGRIVALGAPDELKAKYGVDVIELEVSGPVDLARLSRFGETTAADGRVVVKVAKAEEVLADVVKAVDAVKAVRVRKASLETVFINLTGATFEGEHIDVKKLYMKIRRARR